The following proteins come from a genomic window of Sesamum indicum cultivar Zhongzhi No. 13 linkage group LG10, S_indicum_v1.0, whole genome shotgun sequence:
- the LOC105171742 gene encoding protein PROTON GRADIENT REGULATION 5, chloroplastic, whose product MATSVSASAFLGSWGSSVAGEDHAMLHAKAAPAQVRMARPVRAQPMMKNVNEGKGVFAPLVVVTRNIIGKKRFNQLRGKAIALHSQVITEFCKSIGADAKQRQGLIRLAKKNGERLGFLA is encoded by the exons ATGGCTACATCAGTTTCTGCTTCTGCTTTTCTTGGGAGCTGGGGCAGTTCCGTGGCCGGGGAAGACCATGCGATGCTGCACGCCAAGGCAGCGCCGGCCCAGGTGAGGATGGCACGGCCAGTTCGAGCACAGCCGATGATGAAGAATGTTAATGAAGGAAAGGGTGTTTTTGCTCCACTTGTTGTTGTCACGCGTAATATTATTGGGAAGAAGAGGTTCAACCAGCTTAGAGGAAAAGCCATTGCTCTGCACTCACAG gTGATTACCGAGTTCTGTAAATCCATAGGAGCAGATGCAAAACAACGACAAGGGCTCATTCGACtagcaaagaaaaatggagaaaGGCTTGGATTTCTTGCATGA